In Actinoplanes octamycinicus, the genomic window AGCGGCTGGCGTTCGGCCCCGAGCTGGAGTCGCGGGTCCGGGCGATGCGCGAGGACGACTGGTGGCGGGACAAGCATCCGGCCGGCGGGCTGGCCCTGGTCGCGATCGGCTGCCTGCCCACCGCGGCCCGGGTCGCCGCCCTGCTCGGGCGCGGCGAGATGCGCCAGTGGGAGGACATCCCGGCAGCCCGGTTCCTGGCAATCGCCCGGGCCCGCGGCCTGACCTGGCTCGGCGACCTCGGGGTCCGGCTGGCCGGGCGGCTCCCGCGGCGCGATCCCTGGGCGGAGCACTGGGCGTTCGTGGACGCGCTGCTGGCCGAGAGCGGCGCGGTCCCACCGGTCACCGAGGGTTTCGTGCGCGGCTGGCTGCGGACCGTGCACGACGGCCGGTGGGCCGGGCGGCCGACGCCGCTCGCCGACTGCTTCCGGCGGAGCCGTTGGCTCGACCTGCTGCTGCCCGCGGTCTTCGCCCTCGACGCGGTGGCCGACGAGCTGTCCCCGCCGTGGTTCGACGGCACCCGGTGGATCAGCACCCCGGCGTTCCCCGGAGCCGTCGCGCTGCTGATCGCCGAGGGCCGGCTGGACCGGCAGCCGATCCTGGCCGCCACGGTCGACCGGCTGGTCCGTGGGGGCCGGGCGGCTCAGCTGCGCCCGTTCGCGATGCTGCACGACGAGCTGGCGCCGACGGCCGGCGAGATGGCCGGCCGGGCGGCGGACTACGCACGGCTGGCCGCCGAGGCGCCGGCCGCGGTGGCCGCGCTGGGCCAGCGGGCGCTGCGGATCCTCGCCGACGCCCGGCGGCTGGAGCCGGACATCCCGCTCGAGTGGAGTCCGGCGGTGCTGGCCCGGCCGGAGAGAGCGCTGGTCCGCGCCGAGCTGGCGGCCCTGACCCGGGTGGCGGAGCGCCTGCCGCCGGGGTCCGGCACACGCGGTGAGGTGCTGCTGGTGATGGCCGAGGCGTTCCGCCATCACCGGCTCGACCTGCAGGAGCTGGCGGTGACCTCGATCGGCCGGCTCTGCCCGGAGGTGGCCCCGGCGGACCGGGCGCGGCTCGCCACCGCCGCCGAGGTCCTCGTCGGCGAGCCGGGCAGGCGGGCGAAAGCGCTCTTCGCCGCCGGCGGCGAGCCGGGCACGCGGGCGCGGGCGCTCTCCGCCGCCGCGGTGCCCGCTGGCGAGCCGGACACTCAACCGCGGTTGCTCGCGGCCACCGAGGTCCCCGCCTGCGAGCCGGACACTCAACCGCTGTTGCTCTCGGCCACCGGGGACCCCGCCGGCGAGCCGGACACTCAACCACGGTTGCTCTCGGCCACCCAGGACCCCGCCGGCGAGCCGGACACTCAACCACGGTTGCTCTCGGCCACCCAGGACCCCGCCGGCGAGCCGCCTACCGGGGCGGGGGCGCTCTTCACCGCCCCGAGTTCCGCTGATCAGGTGCTTGACGAGCCGGGCGCCAGACGAGCGAGCGTCGCGGGGCCGGGCGCGTCTGCGGATGGCGCGGCGCCAGGCGCGTTTGCGGGTGGCGCGGGGCCGGGCGCGTTTGCGGGTGGCGCGGTCCAGCGGGCAGCGCCGATGCCGCCGCTGATCGGCAGCGCCGCCGAGCTGGCCGAGGAGGCCGCGGCGCTGTTCCACGCCGAGACGTCGATCGGCTGGGAGCGGGTGCTCGCCGGGCTCGTCGCACTGCACGCCTCGGGAGCCGCTCTCGGCGAGGCGCTGCCGCCGGTCCTGCGCCGGCACGCCGGTGAGCTGGCCGGTCGCCGGTGGGGGCGCCCGGCTCTGCTCGGCGCGGCGATCCGGGCGGCCGTCGGCGACGCTGCGGACCCGGCCGTGCAGCGGGCCATCCACGACGGCATGGATCCGGCTCGGGTCGCCTTTCCCGGTGAGGTGCTGACCCTGCGGGTCGCCGAGGTCGCGGCCCGGCTGGCGGCCGGTCCGATGCCGCTGCTGCTGGCCACCCCGACCCGGGTCGACGGCAGCATCGACCCGGGCACCCTGATCGACCGGATGATCCGGGCCGAGGCCGAGGGCTGGCAGCCCTGGCCGCTCGACTTCGAGCAGGCCCTGCTCCGCGTCGACGCCCGCGACCGGACCGTGGTGGTTCCGGAGTTCCGCACACCGCGCGGGCGGCAACTCGGGGCCTGGCTGCGGGCCGGCGGTCTGCCCGACCCGGTGAGCACCCGCTTCGAGCAGTGCAGCCGCGACCGCGACGGCCGGCCGGTCAGCCGGCACGTGGTCGCCACCCTCGACCCGGCTCGCGCCGACGACGCCGGCCTGGTCGTGGAGGGCGCGCTGGTCACCCTCACCCGGCGGTCCCTTCCCCGTTTCGAAATTCAGCACGATTACCGCCCGGACCTGCTCACCGCCGTGCTCCCGCAGCACCGCGAGGTGGTCGCCGCCTGGGCGCTGCCCGGCCTCACCGGCTCGATCCTGCCGCTGCTCGCCGAGTGCTCCGGACCGCTCGGCCCGGCCATGACCCTCGCCGTCGCCTACGGTCTGGCCGCCGGCGACCACGCGACCCGGGTCGCGGCGGTCGACGCGTTCCTGATGCTGGCCGACGCGACACCAGCCAGCCCGGCGACACCGACGGCGACACCAGCCAGCCCGGCGACACCGACGGCGACACCAGCCAGCCCGGCGACACCGACGGCGACACCAGCCGGCCCGGCGACACCGACGGCGCCGCCAGCTAGCTTGGCGACCGCCGACACCACGCCGGACAACGGCGGGCTGGCAGAAGAGCCGGCAAGCGGACCGGCAGAGGAGCCGGCAAGCGGACCGGCAGAAGGGCCGACAAGCGGACCGGCAGAGGAGCCGGCAAGAGAACCGGCAGGCAAGCCGGCAAGCGGACCGGCAGAAGGGCCGACAAGCGGACCGGCAGAGGAGCCGGCAAGAGAACCGGCAGGCAAGCCGGCAAGCGGACCGACGGGCCGACCGCCGCAGCCGGGCTCCTTCGCCCATGCGGTGGGCCTTGAGCTGGGTGATCTGGGCGCCGACGGCACGATCAAAATCGGGCGGGTCGCGGACGCGCTGGCCGACGTCCATCGGGCCGGCGCCTCGCGCGCCGCCTGGACGGTGCTGGCCGCTGCCCTGCCGCCGCTGCTGTCCGCCACCCCGTCGCCGCGCCACCTCCCGGATCTGCTGGAGCTGGCCACGCACGTCGCCGATGCGCTGGCCGTCCGCGCTGAGGTGCCGCAGCTGGCCGGCGTCGCCGCGCGGAGGAGCGGGCCCCGCCTGGTCCGGGAGGCTCGCCGCCTCCTGGAGGTGGTGGGCGGGGACGGGAAGACAGCATCGGCCGGGCGTTAGCGGGGACGGGAAGACAGCATCGGCCGGGCGTTAGCGGGGACGGGAAGACAGCATTGGCCGGGCGTTAGCGGACACGCCACGAGATCGTCGCCTGGGGGACGAATCCGTCACCTGGACTGCCTGTCGGTGCGTCCGGCCAGCGCGGCCGGACTCCGGATCCCGTGGAGGACAACGTGGCAGATCGCCGTCAGGTGCTGCGCTTCGGCGCGGTGGCCGCCGCCGCCCCGGCGCTGGGCGGGGCCGTCGCAACCCCGGCGTTCGCCGGCCGGGCCCAGGCCCAGGACGCCGCGAGCCAGGCCCACACCCAGACCCAGGCTCAGGACGCAGCGCGCCACCCCGGCGCCGGCAAGCCGAAGACCACGCTCGTCGTCGGGCACCGGGGCGCCTCCGGTTACCGGCCGGAGCACACCCTGGCCTCCTACGAGCTGGCCGCCCGGATGGGCGCCGACTACATGGAGCCGGACCTGGTCAGCACCAAGGACGGCGTGCTGGTCTGCCGCCACGAGCCGGAGATCGGCGGCACCACCGACGTCGCCTCGCGCCCGGAGTTCGCCGGCCGCAAGCGGACCGTCGTGCTGGACGGGGTCAGCGTCACCGGCTGGTGGACCCAGGACTTCACGCTGGCCGAGCTGAAGACGCTGCGCGCCGTGGAGCGGATCCCGGGCACCCGTCAGCACAACACGCTGTTCGACGGCCGGTTCGAGGTGCCGACCTTCCAGGAGCTGCTCGACCTGCGCAAGCGCCTGAATCGGGAGCTGGGCCGGGACATCGGCGTCTTCCCGGAGACCAAGCACCCGACCTTCTTCCGGAGCATCGGCCTGGAGCTGGAGACTCCGCTGGTCCGGATCCTGCGCCGCAACGGCCTGGACCGCCGCGGTGCGAAGGTGTTCATCCAGTCGTTCGAGGCGGCGAACCTGCGCACGCTGGCCGACCGGCACCGGGTGGAGGTGCCGCTGGTCTTCCTGAGCAGCGCGTCCGGGACCCCGTTCGGTGACCCGCGCAGCTACGCCGACTACCTGTCGCCGACCGGCCTCAAGGAGCTGTCCGAGTTCGTCGACGGGCTCGGCCCGGACAAGAGCCAGATCATCCCGCGCAACGCCGACGGCACCCTGGGCACGCCGACCGCGCTGGTGACCGACGCGCACCGGGCCGGCCTCAAGGTGATCCCGTACACGTTCCGCGCGGAGAACAGCTTCCTGCCCACCGAGCTCAAGGTGGGCACCGACCCGGCCGGGTACGGCAAGGCGATCGACGAGCAGATCACCTTCTTGCGTACCGGGATCGACGGTCTCTTCACCGACCAGGCGGACATCGGCGTGCTGGCCCGCAGCCTGGCCTGACCGGCGACCGGACCGCGCAGCGGATCCGGCGCACCGGACCGGCGCAGCGAACCCGGCGCAGCGAACCCGGCGCAGCGAACCCGGCGCAGCGAACCCGGCGCAGCGAACGGCCCGGCGGTGAACCGCCGGGCCGCTCGGTCACGTCGAACGCGGAGCCCTACTTCGGGACGATCGTCGGGTAGATGTGCTCGAAGCTGAGCTTGTTCCCGAAGCCGGTGGCCACGATGAAGGTCAGCCCGAGCAGCACGCCGGCCACCACCACGGCGAACAGCAGGTATCCGAGGGCGGTGCCGACCGGCCGACGGCGGCCCGGGGTGACCCCGGTGGCGTCGACCGAGGCCTCCCCCGCACCCCAGGCGAGGGAGCGGATGCCGAGCGCGAAGAGCACCGGGAGCCCGGCGCCGAGCAGCAGGCCGGCGACCAGCACCTGCCACGCGCCGGTGAGCGCGAATCCGAGGTTGTTCGTCATGTCCGCTCCGCTCAGTTCGCCGCGACCATGGGCACGGCCGGGGTGGCCGCCGGGTCCGCCGCCGGGGCGGCCTCCCAGTCGTCGTTGACGTTCTCGTGGTCGACGTGCTGGCTGCGGGACCGCAGCCACATCGCGACCGAGGCGGCGACCAGCAGCAGCGCGACCACGATCGCGCCGGCCATGCCGCCGATGGTGTGCCCGATCCACCACATCGCGGCGCCGATCAGGCCGGCCGCCGGCAGGGTGATCAGCCAGGCCGCGACCATCCGGCCGGCGACCGCCCAGCGGACCGTGGCGCCGGGCCGGCCGATGCCGGAGCCGAGCACCGAGCCGGTGGCGACGTGCGTGGTGGAGAGCGCGAAGCCGAGCTGGCTGGAGGCCAGGATGACGGCGGCCGCGCCGGACTGCGCGGCGGTGCCCTGCGCCGGGCTGATGTCGGTGAGGCCCTTGCCGAGGGTGCGGATGATCCGCCAGCCGCCCAGGTAGGTGCCGAGGGCGATGGCGACCGCGCAGGCCACCTTGACCCAGAGCGGGATGTTCTTGGTGTCGCTCCAGTCGCCGCTGGCGATCAGGGCGAGCGTGATCACACCCATGGTCTTCTGCGCGTCGTTGGTGCCGTGTGCGAGCGAGACCAGCGAGGCGGAGCCGATCTGGCCCCACTTGAAGCCCTTGTCGGTGAACCGGGCCGCGATCCCGTTGGT contains:
- a CDS encoding glycerophosphodiester phosphodiesterase; protein product: MADRRQVLRFGAVAAAAPALGGAVATPAFAGRAQAQDAASQAHTQTQAQDAARHPGAGKPKTTLVVGHRGASGYRPEHTLASYELAARMGADYMEPDLVSTKDGVLVCRHEPEIGGTTDVASRPEFAGRKRTVVLDGVSVTGWWTQDFTLAELKTLRAVERIPGTRQHNTLFDGRFEVPTFQELLDLRKRLNRELGRDIGVFPETKHPTFFRSIGLELETPLVRILRRNGLDRRGAKVFIQSFEAANLRTLADRHRVEVPLVFLSSASGTPFGDPRSYADYLSPTGLKELSEFVDGLGPDKSQIIPRNADGTLGTPTALVTDAHRAGLKVIPYTFRAENSFLPTELKVGTDPAGYGKAIDEQITFLRTGIDGLFTDQADIGVLARSLA
- a CDS encoding inorganic phosphate transporter; the protein is MTETSVILALVVVTALAFDFTNGFHDTANAMATSIATKALRPKTAVALSGVLNLIGAFLSVEVALTVTNAVVKIQDKSGAPKAELLADGGNGLLLIILAGLVGGIVWNLLTWLVGLPSSSSHALFGGLIGATVAGLGWAGVNWNGDGSKLDGVVGKVLMPAVLSPVIAALIAIAGSWVIFKITNGIAARFTDKGFKWGQIGSASLVSLAHGTNDAQKTMGVITLALIASGDWSDTKNIPLWVKVACAVAIALGTYLGGWRIIRTLGKGLTDISPAQGTAAQSGAAAVILASSQLGFALSTTHVATGSVLGSGIGRPGATVRWAVAGRMVAAWLITLPAAGLIGAAMWWIGHTIGGMAGAIVVALLLVAASVAMWLRSRSQHVDHENVNDDWEAAPAADPAATPAVPMVAAN